In Candidatus Accumulibacter cognatus, the genomic window ATGACCCGCCGACGCCCAAGCGCATCGGAGATCGCGCCATGCCACAGCGTCATCAACGCGAAAGGCAGCAGATATGCGGTCAACGTCTGTTGAACCTGTAACGGAGTAGCCCCGAGCGAGGTGCCGATGTCTTGAAAAGACGGCAGGTAAGTGTCGATCGAAAAAGGACCTAGCGCCGCCAGCGCGGCCAGCAGACAGACCAGGCTGCGCGGCGCGGTCGGGGGATGTGAGTTCGGCATGGATCAATCCTTTGCGAAGCGACGGAACTGTACGGCTTCAGCAACATGCTGTGCCTCTATGGTGTCGCTTTCCTTGATATCGGCGATCGTCCGAGCCACCTTGAGCAGGCGGTGGAAGGCGCGTGCCGAAAGATCGAAGCGACTGATCGCCTGTTTCAGAAGCACCGCCGCTGCCGCTGCGGGCTGGCAGAATCGGTCGATTTCCCGGGCATGCAGGCGAGCATTGGCTTTTCCCTGCCGCAGGAGCTGCCTTTCCCGGGCTTTTGTGACGCGTGCGCGCACGCCCGCCGACGACTCTCCATCGGGCGCCTGCTGCAGCACTTCCGGGGGTAACGCTGGCACCTCGATCTGTAGATCGATGCGGTCAAGCAGCGGACCGGAGAGTTTGCTGCGATAACGCAGAATCTGATCCGGCGTGCACCGGCAGCGGCCGCGCGGATCCCCGTGATATCCGCAGGGACAGGGATTCATCGCCGCGACGAGCTGGAACTGCGCTGGAAACTCGGCTTGCCGGGCAGCGCGCGAAATGTGGATACGCCCCGAGTCAAGCGGCTCGCGCAGGGCTTCGAGCACGCGCCGATCGAACTCGGGAAGCTCGTCGAGAAAGAGCACCCCCTGATGCGCCAGCGAGATCTCCCCAGGATGCGGAACGCTGCCGCCGCCGACCAGCGCCGCCGTGGAAGCCGTATGGTGTGGCGCACGGTAGGGATGGCGGCGAAAAAGTTCAGGGCGAAATTGCCCGGCCAGCGAAAGCACTGCCGCCGATTCGAGAGCGGCAGCCAGAGTCATCGGTGGCAGCAAACCGGGCAGTCGGCTGGCGAGCATCGATTTGCCGGTACCTGGAGGGCCGGCCAACAGAAGCGAATGTTCACCCGCCGCAGCGATTTCAAGCCCACGCTTGGCCTGGGCCTGGCCACGCACGTCGGCAAGTTCCGGATAGTCGATGCACTGATCATCTCGCACCGTGTCGTCGACAAGACATTCGGTCAGCGCCGCCTGCCCGGTCAGATGTGCGCAAACCTCGAGCAGGGTATTGGCGGCAAGCACCGGCACCTGGCTGGCCAGGGCCGCCTCGCGGGCACTGCCGGCCGGGAGCACGAAGCAACGCCCCATGCCGCCGGCAGCCAGAACCATTGTCAGTGCTCCGCGAATCGGCCGCAATTCGCCAGAGAGCGAAAGTTCGCCTGCAAATTCATGACCCGCCAGCGCGGTGGCCGGAATCTGGCCAGAAGCGGCGAGAATGCCGAGGGCAATCGGCAAATCGAAGCGGCCCGATTCCTTCGGCAGATCGGCGGGAGCGAGATTGACTGTGATGCGCTTGCGAGGAAATTCGAAACCGGCATTCTGCAGGGCTGCCCGTACCCGATCGCGCGCTTCCCTGACTTCGGTATCGGGTAGTCCGACCACGGTCACATTTGGCAAGCCAGCCGTCAGATGCACCTCGACCGCCACCTCCAGAGCAGCCAGGCCGTCGAGACCGCGGCTATGGACAATGGCGAGCGGCATGACCGTGAAAGTCGCGGAGCAAGCTCAGGAAAAGCGGACGACGACCGCGAACAGCGCCTGCGCGCCAGCAAAGGCCATTCAGGCCAGCCGATCCGACGGATTCTCCAGGCGATCGAGGCGCTCTTCGAGGGTTTTCAGTTTTTCTCGGGTGCGCTGAAGAACCTGCGTCTGGATGTCGAACTCTTCACGACTGACCAGATCGAGCTTTGCCAGTCCGCTGGAGAGCAGCGCACGCGCATTTTTCTCGATGTCAGCGGCTGGAGTGGCCGCAATGAGGGCGCTCAGACGAGCGCCGAGATCTTCAAGGAATTTCGGGTCGAGCATGGTAGTCACCGAGCGGCGCCAGTGGTTGCAGGAAGCATCGAGTTTAGCACAGCCAAG contains:
- a CDS encoding accessory factor UbiK family protein codes for the protein MLDPKFLEDLGARLSALIAATPAADIEKNARALLSSGLAKLDLVSREEFDIQTQVLQRTREKLKTLEERLDRLENPSDRLA
- a CDS encoding YifB family Mg chelatase-like AAA ATPase, which gives rise to MPLAIVHSRGLDGLAALEVAVEVHLTAGLPNVTVVGLPDTEVREARDRVRAALQNAGFEFPRKRITVNLAPADLPKESGRFDLPIALGILAASGQIPATALAGHEFAGELSLSGELRPIRGALTMVLAAGGMGRCFVLPAGSAREAALASQVPVLAANTLLEVCAHLTGQAALTECLVDDTVRDDQCIDYPELADVRGQAQAKRGLEIAAAGEHSLLLAGPPGTGKSMLASRLPGLLPPMTLAAALESAAVLSLAGQFRPELFRRHPYRAPHHTASTAALVGGGSVPHPGEISLAHQGVLFLDELPEFDRRVLEALREPLDSGRIHISRAARQAEFPAQFQLVAAMNPCPCGYHGDPRGRCRCTPDQILRYRSKLSGPLLDRIDLQIEVPALPPEVLQQAPDGESSAGVRARVTKARERQLLRQGKANARLHAREIDRFCQPAAAAAVLLKQAISRFDLSARAFHRLLKVARTIADIKESDTIEAQHVAEAVQFRRFAKD